The following proteins come from a genomic window of Trifolium pratense cultivar HEN17-A07 linkage group LG4, ARS_RC_1.1, whole genome shotgun sequence:
- the LOC123882421 gene encoding uncharacterized protein LOC123882421, with protein sequence MMKKQSIATFSTNTKHSTKYGVRSISLPTRSHPSTIQIEEELIKLKSWETSSTSKSETLCFGLSSLTKLYICIEELLKLPLTQQALSQHKNEKWVDELLDFPLRFLDLLSKTRDDVLLMKGKVEELQSFLRRRRKVGDIENHVGEYWCLRRKMRKECTKSILLLKQIDGSIGSSFISLDLNNHLCSIVKVLIEASLITSDVLQSLVVFFSSPILGSKVNKWSLVSRLIQKGVFGCDNQNENINELEKVDFGVSSLIMESLSKDAEAEKIQSAHGRLEALVVAIEGIENGLECLFKRLINTRVSFLNIISP encoded by the coding sequence ATGATGAAAAAACAAAGCATAGCCACCTTTTCCACAAACACAAAACATTCAACTAAATATGGTGTTAGATCTATTAGTTTACCAACAAGATCACATCCTAGTACAATTCAAATTGAAGAAGAGTTAATCAAACTCAAATCATGGgaaacatcatcaacatcaaaatCTGAAACACTTTGTTTTGGTCTCTCTAGCTTAACAAAATTGTATATATGTATTGAAGAGCTTCTAAAATTGCCTTTGACTCAACAAGCATTATCTCAACACAAAAATGAGAAATGGGTTGATGAGTTATTAGATTTTCCACTAAGATTCTTAGACCTTTTAAGCAAAACAAGAGATGATGTTTTGTTAATGAAAGGAAAAGTTGAAGAGCTTCAATCTTTtcttagaagaagaagaaaagttgGTGATATTGAAAATCATGTTGGTGAATATTGGTGTTTgagaagaaaaatgagaaaagaatgtacaaaatcaattcttttGTTGAAACAAATTGATGGGTCAATTGGGTCATCATTTATTTCATTGGATCTTAATAATCATCTTTGTTCAATTGTAAAAGTGCTTATTGAAGCTAGTTTGATAACTAGTGATGTACTTCAATCACttgttgtgtttttttcttcaccaatttTGGGTTCAAAGGTTAATAAGTGGTCATTGGTTTCAAGGTTGATACaaaagggtgtgtttggttgtgATAATCAAAATGAGAATATAAATGAGTTGGAAAAAGTTGATTTTGGAGTTAGTAGTTTGATTATGGAGAGTTTGAGTAAAGATGCTGAGGCTGAGAAGATTCAATCTGCACATGGAAGGTTAGAAGCTTTGGTTGTGGCTATTGAAGGGATTGAAAATGGATTAGAATGTTTGTTTAAGCGATTAATTAATACTCGTGTgtcttttttaaatataatttctcCTTAA